A segment of the Neoarius graeffei isolate fNeoGra1 chromosome 5, fNeoGra1.pri, whole genome shotgun sequence genome:
catgatgtgatccccaaatgatattttacattgcaaacgttattcttaaattgttgcactgtttgcccacacagcctttcacagagcagtgaacccctccccatctttacttttgagagacttcacctctctgggatgctctttttatagccagtcatgttactgacctgttgccaattaaccagattagttttttacaaccctgattccaaaaaagttgggacaaagtacaaattgtaaataaaaacggaatgcaatgatgtggaagtttcaaaattccatattttattcagaatagaacatagatgacatatcaaatgtttaaactgagaaaatttatcatttaaagagaaaaattaggtgattttaaatttcatgacaacaacacatctcaaaaaagttgggacaaggccatgtttaccactgtgagacatccccttttctctttacaacagtctgtaaacgtctggggactgaggagacaagttgctcaagtttagggataggaatgttaacccatttttgtctaatgtaggattctagttgctcaactgtcttaggtcttttttgccgtatcttccgttttatgatgtgccaaatgttttctatgggtgaaagatctggactgcaggctggccagttcagtacccagacccttcttctacgcagccatgatgctgtaattgatgcagtatatggtttggcattgtcatgttggaaaatgcaaggtcttccctgaaagagacgtcgtctggatgggagcatatgttgctctagaacctggatatacctttcagcattgatggtgtctttccagatgtgtaagctgcccatgccacacgcactaatgcaaccccataccatcagagatgcaggcttctgaactgagcgctgataacaacttgggtcgtccttctcctctttagtccgaatgacacggcgtccctgatttccataacgaacttcaaattttgatttgtctgaccacaaaacagttttccactttgccacagtccattttaaatgagccttggcccagagaagacgtctgcgcttctggatcatgtttagatacggcttcttctttgaactatagagttttagctggcaatggcagatggcacggtgaattgtgttcacagataatgttctctggaaatattcctgagcccattttgtgatttccaatacagaagcatgcctgtatgtgatgcagtgccgtctaagggcccgaagatcacgggcacccagtatggttttccggccttgacccttacgcacagagattcttccagattctctgaatcttttgatgatattatgcactttagatgatgatatgttcaaactctttgcaattttacactgtcaaactcctttctgatattgctccactatttgtcggcgcagaattagggggattggtgatcctcttcccatctttacttctgagagccgctgccactccaagatgctctttttatacccagtcatgttaatgacctattgccaattgacctaatgggttgcagtttggtcctccagctgttccttttttgtacctttaacttttccagcctcttattgccccagtcccaacttttttgagatgtgttgctgtcatgaaatttcaaatgagccaatatttggcatgaaatttcaaaacatctcactttcgacatttgatatgttgtctatgttctattgtgaataaaatatcagtttttgagatttgtaaattattgcattccatttttatttacaatttgtactttgtcccaacttttttggaatcagggttgtatttttatttttttagcattagacaactttttcagtcttttgtttcccctgttccaactttcctgaaatgtgttgctgacatcaaattcaaaatgagcatatatatttttcataaaacaataaaatttctcagtttcagaatttgacatgttgtctttgtactattttcaatgaaatatagggtttccatgatttgcaaatcttcacattctgtttttatttatgttttacacagtgacccaaccggcacggtggtgtagtgattagcgctgtcgcctcacagcaagaaggtcctgggttcgagtcctgtggccggcgagggcctttctgtgtggagtttgcatgttctccccgtgtccgcgtgggtttcctccgggtgctccggtttcccccacagtccaaagacatgcaggttaggttaactggtgactctaaattgaccgtaggtgtgaatgtgagtgtgaatggttgtctgtgtctatgtgtcagccctgtgatgacctggcgacttgtccagggtgtaccctgcctttcgcccgtagtcagctgggataggctccagcttgcctgcgaccctgtagaaggataaagcggctagagatcatgagacagtgacccaactttttttggaattggggttgtcgtATTTTATACATTGCTTTTGCAAGAAAATCATAACTGAGTGTAGTAATGTTTGCTGAAGAAAGCAGTCACACAGTTGAGTATCTGAGAccataaaggtcataggcaagggtcggaggtggaacgcagaatatcaactttattttctagaagaacgacccaaaaagcaaattcaatcttcttGGTGTCTAATTCGCACCCTAAATTTGAATAAAACGGTCAAAATATACTGGTTTAcacaagttccgaaggtttgtttacatctcacttacgcgcacttttaccgccaggggaccatcgtcgtgacgtcattcaaggcaaacagactgggagcagttctgtgtttacttgtgaaccgagcacatgtgtacggactttggtcgcgagaggttgtgtaaaatgtctgaaagtgatagcgattttgaagtaggaactctccaaattgaatatcgagaggtgaaaccatatatgtatgaacctatggctgttgcaaagcaatcggtgaatgtggttcactggtttgaccgtgcagcctcggaatcggacagcgactcggccgactctgatcgcggtgactcacaagactcgcacccaaacgatttatcctggtagttatgataaattcttactttcgttgtaatactaaataagagcccttttgaagaataattaaaccacacgggcacacacataatccctataatataacatggattcatttatattgctaatataatatattgctaatagtaatacaagcattatactatttatagcctactctaagcgaggaaatatcccttttgtctcatttccacaatgattgtacaggatcccacaggattcttgacttgtcaattgcaagcaaaagtaaaaatgtttacctccaatcttctcctttttgcttgagcattgctggtctgtttcttctttgactgcttgattttgtgttcgaattttgttggaacagcgtcaggtttgagccttctctgtccgacactgacacctaaactctccaacagatggggattcttcaaaaatgaatgtgattggagcacagagtggcgtatttacccggctgccaaccctctcacttcacgcgcacaatccactctctctggctcttctcctctctcggaaaaaggtaaaaacttcttcctgaaccggtcccgttgttacagttcactgcacaacaataaagcATGGTTTTTCTctggaaattcctgaatgcacgtctgcactcaaaccaaatggcaatgcaaataaactgaagtggactcaactcaagcgatttgtttgcTATGAATGGCgtcacgtgccgagtggtcatgaaaatcgcAAAGCAGAAATTCGCCacaatccgcgctaacttattttaattattacttattaacaatacttcttgggaccagaagaaaattacagaggttttttttttttaacctacaaagtttcaaatgtgcataaattaaaaacctttgcctatgacctttaattcaTGCAGGAAACCACAAGATCTCATACAGTCTTTGGTCCTCATTCAACTCCTCAGATCTTCAGCTGGTTTTCACCTAGGACAAGTGGAAAAGCATGACTATTATTAATGTATGAATACAACATAGTggtttgtcttttttttgtttAGAATGGGTACACACATCAGGAAATGAAGCCTCATACATGAAAGATAAAAGCATGAGGCACATCAAGAGGGTgccatgtgtgggtgtgtgtggttcTCAACACTTTCTATACCTCACAGACGACAGGGGACCCAAGTTTGTTATATGGTGGAACGGAATGTGCTTTCTGTCTGAGTTTCTTAATTTGAATATCTTTATTACATTCATAATGGTGATTTTGGCATTTAAACATTtcccatttatttttatttacaatgtttacagaacatttttttttaaatgtgaaaggcttcgaaacaacaacaacaacaacactcacaGTTTGCTGTGAAATGTTTTGAATCCTGAAACTTGATTTGATGGTTCTCCATGTACTACTGTAGACTTTTTCATTTGTAGGGCAGGATTATATACAATATACACAACAAACACAAAGGCTAGAATgggccaaataaataaatgaatggaaGAATAtgcaaaagaaacaaaaaaaaaacagacagaggTGGGTGTTGAAGGTAGCAGGTTTAAGTAGGCAAGAAAGGAATGAATGAAGTTGCTGTCAATAAATCTTACCACTTCATTTGTCTGGTGTTAATATTTTCCAACTCTATCTACATATCTACAATATTCCTACACACTATGCTTTGTTTCCACTTGAGGgtctttatctctctctgtctattcAAATATGCTGGTCCTGTAACTCACAGCGTGTCGGAAAGACCCCATCAGAGATATTGCTCAGCttacactccccccccccaaaaaaagctccatgtgtcAAAGTCACACACAACACGACAGCTTATCAGCATATCTGTGTTGTGGTTgttgttcttatttttaaacGAGCACTAGGCACATCATACCCGTGGAAGTGCAGGTCATCTATACATCCCCTTTTCACTTTTCCTTCTCGCTTCATCTTTTCTCATGAAACAGCATTGTGAAAAATGAAAGTTTTTAGTCTGAATTTCTGCTGTTGAATACTACCTTTAATTATTTTCTTAAATGTTTACATTCAGCATGCAAGGactttattattaattaattatttataaATGATTAAATTGCAAACTATAATATTAATGTTAAACAAATCAATTAAACCTACCTCACCACATTTCTCACTGTAATCATGTATTTTCTACAAAGCAAAAGCTGTTTCAGGGATAAATGAGTGTATAAACAATAGTTATTATGAACTATTAATTAAAGTGTATTAATtaagaatatttatttattgagtttaTGGAAAGATAGTCACTACTGTATGGGGAATTACATTTTACATATTCATATCTAATAAGAGTGTATGTACAGTAAGTAATGTTTGTAACATAGTTACAGTAGTAGAATTTTTGGCACCCTTGGTAAAGATGTAAAAAGGTTGTATAAAATGTatttgtgatatatatatatatatatatatatatatatatatatatatatatatatatatatatatatatattctttttctgtggcagaatgattgtacagcatacatttttaatttaaaaaaccactagaaattggtgcacaagttttacttttctttgggttttctgaaatcaacacagggtcaaaattatacatacagggtcaaaaatttacacatGCTTACTgacattattaattcagaggtgctgaaactgtctcttatcttgccaaggccaaggtctcttaacttcctgttagtgatcatgattgactacagctggtagcttctctgtgccttcataaaaagggtttgtttagagcactcattggattgaccaacacacagtaaaatgaggAAATCCAAGaaactcagtgcagatctgagaaagaggatcgcagatgtacacaactctggaatgtctcttggagccatttctaaacaactgcaaattccaagatcagttcaaacaattgtatccaagttattgtgaggtgtagtcactatgccaagccactttgcttcaagaaaacccaaactgtcaccctcaactgaaaggaaattggtttggatggtcaggaacaacctgggaaccaccatggcacagccctgccatgaactggaagctgatggatcactgcatacagttcagatcaccatggactaagaggctgctatccaagaaattgaTAGCTCCAAAacctcctgctccaaaattgacaccttcaagcttaactaaagtttgaagctgaccacatggacaaagaaaaagccttctggaggaaagctgtatggtcagatgagacaaagattgagttgtttggtcacaatgaccaccatgtacagagggatactgtaccagctgctggtggtggtaagATCATCATGCTCtcaggctgttttgctgccaatggaactggttcattgcacaaagtggctggaataatgaagaaggaggactacctcagaattcttcagcaaaaactatcagaaacttgaacacgacttggaacttgagagttacaacaggacaatgaacccaaacatgcatcagagctggttgtggaggataaagcaagctaacattaagcttaaaacaagtcctgacttcaacactattgaaaatatatggaccatgcttttaagttgagtccatgccaagaaaaaaaaaactaatttaattgaactctaccaattctaccatgaagagtcgtgaaatatccaaccagaattctgccagaagcttgttcatggtaaacaaaaatgtttggtcaaggtgaatcttgagaagagacattttacccaaatattaggtgtactgtatgtaaatttttgaccctgtatgtataattttgcatcctgtgttgatttcagaaaacccaaagaaaattaaaacttgtgcaccaaattctagtgttttttttattaaagatgtatgctgtacaatcattctgccacagaaaaagaaccattcaaagaaatgactgaaagcccaaatattgcaatgacattcatatccaagatgacattcatgtcactgtatataaacttctgaccacaactgtgttttatatatatatatatatatatatatatatatatatatatatatatatatatataaaacacagttGTGGTCATAATTGTGacatataatttttaaaaaaaaattatatatatatatatatatatatatatatatatatatatatatataaaatttttaaacaaaattatatgtcacaattattggcaccccaacATTTAGAACAATGACTCAATTTTAGTTTAGTGTCAGAAACAGCCGGATTTCCATTTACAGAAAGAGTTGTAATTAAGGAGAAGTTAGCCACTTCAATATAAGGTATGTATCTTAGAACACTAAATTAAGCACTGAAAAGATGCTAATGTTGCCAATTAACTGCTGTATGTCTAATGTCTAATGTGTGATCCACCATACTTAACAGTGTGAATGAATTTTTTTTCTGTATAAGCAGTCTTCTTTTTACAACAAACCCACTCTGAGTGTTTGTTCTGAAGCTGACTATAATATGTGATATTTTATGTAGTGTTACCAATGTTTTAATGGTTTTTAGAAACACTTCAATAAAATTAAAGTCAATCTGAATATTCACTCTACAGTacacactttatatatacctTAATTTTCTTTTAATAACCTGTGCTATGGATTAACTACAATGAATTATACAACAAAACCTATGTAAAGGTATATAGTTCTGAGAGTGAGGAATGTACGGTACATATAAATGATTTTACATAATGCTTTAAAGTCATATATAAATTCATCAATAATAGTCAGTTTGAAATTTCTTCAGCGCCAGCACAAGCTTTGTTGTTTTTTACCCTACAAAAATCCCAGACAAACTCAACATGAAAATGTGCAATAATGCAGAATAAGAGATCAGGCAAACCAATTTAACGTTGCGTTAAAtctaagtactgtaaaataagctTCATCTCTTTAGTGTAGCACGGAAATATATGAGAGCAATTCATTACAATATTGTATCTGTGTAAGCAGCACCCAGTGGAAAACTATTCTGCATATGCGCTCATAGTACAAATGATATTCCTCTTTCAGGTCCACTCACAGTGATGGGAGAAAAGGCTAGAATAACAAACAAGTAAAAGAGAGACTTGAGAGGGGGGATTGAGTCATCCAGAGCATCATTActctcatcaaaacaactactgcCCCCATACGCCACATTTCTCCATCGCTGTATGTTTCACTCACCCTTCAACAATGTGCTGGGCCTTCCAGGAAGTGGTGCTGAGCTGAACATGCTGACTGCATATCTGATAACTGCATTCAATCAGGCCTCAGGTGGAACACGAAATGGGCCAGGATTCCACCTGGACTGTAAATTATGCACTGCTCCTGCCTAGAATACTAGAAGGTCAACTTATATTATATGCTTAGAGTCTATGAAGCACTTATACTTTGCTGAAATCTCTTAAAACAATTTCAGTGCAGTCAAGCTGCAGACATCGATGTTCATTTTTTGCATGTGCTGCATTACTTacgtacttacttacttacttacttagtgtCCCTAACACTTAGTTACTAACCTACTAGCCATAACATGCATTACTTTACATTACTGACTTAATTACTTATTTAGTTGCCCTAACACTTAATTGTATTGTACTAGCCATAACACACATGCAACAAACTATACCGAAAGTAAATCTTTTGTGACTTTATTGTTTACCACCAACTTTATTTTTCCACTTCTTTACAAGTCAGACATGACATACTTTCagaattgaaaaataaaaaaaaaagaaaaaagacctGGGAGAATCCGTGGGTAAGTAGAATTACCTTTgtttgcccctctctctctctctctctctctctttctctctctctctttccattgTGCGTCACTGAAACCACATTTGAACAAATTATGTCTTGAAGTCATGTGACAGAGGAAGAGGAATTACCTCGAGTGAAACACACCCTCTCCCACACAACAATATACATACTCAGCCCCAAATAAGGGATTCAGTCAGAGAAAGAGAGCGCTTACAAGCAAGGAACATTAGTTGCAACTATCATAGAAATGGCACAAGCCTATATGAAAGtgcaagttcttcttcttcttctttcagcaacAACTGTGGTTATCTCATGTGAGTCTCTTTATACCTTGTTATCTTAAATATTGTACATTATCTTTTTGTCAGCATAACTGGATTTTATTTGTTTGATTGTGAACTGTCCTGGTGCTTCGGTGAAGACCTTCTCACTGAGACAGTTTGTTAAAAGGATGGATGTTCTAGTAGAGATTTACAGCAATGGACTTTCTGttgttaattagtgtgtgtattctCCAGGTAGCAACTATATGAGAGACTCTGAGGTGTTTGTGGCCAGTGGCTCAGTTGCAGTGTTACCTTGCGTAATGTCTATTCGAAATAAACTCTCCACTGCTGTCACCTGGAAAAGAATTATTGAAAAGTAAGAATCATTCATTCTTGCATCCATTCATATAATCTGCTTCATATAATCACAACATTCTTTACTGAAGGTACTTTGGTATCAAAGTACTAGGTCGTGTACATGAACAAATCATGTGAACATAAAACTCACTTCCTGTCTTGCTCTTTCAGTGAAGAGAGGACAGTGTGGCGCAGGGACAAGAGCGGGCTTGAGTTCCGTCCAGTGGGACAGGCATCACACGCTTACTGTCCCTATCCAAACTTTGGAAATGCAGATTACAGTCTTCACCTTGAAGGGATAAGGGAGGAGGATGCAGGAATGTATCGCTGCGAGGTGGAAGGACAGTACATCAAGAATGTCATGCTCTCTGTCATCAAAGGTAATATAACTCCAGCACACATAACCATACATAATGAGAATTGATTTAGTTAGCAACAATAGTGCTCCTTTCTATCATTCAGTAACTGTGATATAAGGAAGTCTAAATGTCACGATACTATAAAAGGTGTCTCACTCAAAATGTGTCTTtgtatctgattttttttcttttcattttaacacaaactgtttatttgctccattTAACACTGATAAATGGTAGAGTTTTAAGAGAAAATGGGCCCATGAAGTGGCATGTTTCAGAGGTAGAATGGAGCATGTGCTCAGTAATTCTCAGTAATTCACAATAGAGGTctttacccacacacacacacacacacacacacacacacacacacatctcatagaGTTTTGTTTCCCTGCAGTGTCCTTTACTCCTGCTGAAGTATTCGAGGGGGATCGACTGATGCTGAACTGCAAGGTCACTCCACAGCGAAGGGAAATTGTGACAAAATGGGAATTGAATGGCTCACCAATTAACAGTCGTAGCAGGACATACGTGATCAATAAAGTGTCTCAGAAGGATGCAGGAACTTGGAGTTGCCTGATtggagacaaacaaacaaagtttTCCACATCGCTGCAAGTCAAAGGTGCAGATTACTTTTTCACCTTGGTCATGCATCCAATTCTAGAAATTAGAGTAATTATATTACTTATATAACTACTTAGCTTATAACTCTCTCATAACTACATACCATTCCTCTTAGTTTCACTGTAGTTAGCAAATCAATTGTAGTAATTGCTGAATAGTATGctttaaaatatatttatagCATGAATAATGGTGTTTAAAGAGTTAAAATTTTCTAACTTAGCTCTTGCTCTGATTGTCTCTCTCAGGAATCCTGATCCCTCAGGATAACTCGGAGGTAGTGTATGCAGAATTGGGCTCCTCTGTCACCCTGCCCTGTATCTTCTCCAATGAATTAATCTTAAAGAGCTCTACCTGGGAGAAAGTGTCCAAAACATCTAATCAGCCTGCCGTGCTTCCTTCATCTTTCAACAATTCTTCCAATCCCGATGTTTTTTGGTTGTCCTCAATGCAAAGGAACAAATCAGCATACATTGAGATTGTGCAGGCTGGAGATGAAGGCACATACAGGTATTCGGGAGAGGTGATGGGAGATGATGGCAGGCGTGTGAAGGTGGAGAGgaacattcagctggtcatagctCAAGGTGAGTGTCAAACTCCAGTACTTCAAATACACACTTCCATACTGTTTGCAAGTGTCACCTAGAGTGCctgtcaaatatttttattttaatcagaAGTTCTCTCTTCATTGAATAAAATAAAACCAGTCTTAAGAATGTATGTATGACCAAGACCATGTAACTGTGTTTCTGTAGTTCTGAGCTCGAACAGAAATGGCAAAACGACCCTGACCTGTCACATTAGCAGCACCAGCCAAGTCACTAGTTATGAGTGGATCCATGTGGAAAATGATGTGAATGGTAATCAGACGTTCACCTCTGTCCAAAAATCAACATCAAAAGTGCTGAGCATCCCCAAAACGAAGCGCCAGGGAAAATGGGTGTGCCGTTTCTACAACCAACAGCAGCTTCTGGGAAATGTAACTTACCACCAGCAAGTGATGAGTGAGTACTGTTTCAAACTACTTCGAAATGTAATATTTACTTCTGTAGAATGAGACAACTGACTTCCAAGACACTCAAAATGTATTCTACTAAGGAGCAAACAACTATATTGAGCTCAAAATACAGAAATAAATAGGCTTTATGTATCAGTAGAGTGAATCTGTGTCGTATATGTGTGCATCTGCAGGTAGGTTGGAGGGACAGCAGAAATCTACAAGTGGAAACTACATAGCCACAATTATAGGGCTGTGCTTTCTGTTCATGTTGTTGGTGCTTATCATACTTCAGCTGTGCAAAAACCATCGCAGGGTGAGTTCCAAAACATATACAACAGTTTGACTGTACCTAAAA
Coding sequences within it:
- the LOC132886047 gene encoding uncharacterized protein LOC132886047 gives rise to the protein MAQAYMKVQVLLLLLSATTVVISCSNYMRDSEVFVASGSVAVLPCVMSIRNKLSTAVTWKRIIENEERTVWRRDKSGLEFRPVGQASHAYCPYPNFGNADYSLHLEGIREEDAGMYRCEVEGQYIKNVMLSVIKVSFTPAEVFEGDRLMLNCKVTPQRREIVTKWELNGSPINSRSRTYVINKVSQKDAGTWSCLIGDKQTKFSTSLQVKGILIPQDNSEVVYAELGSSVTLPCIFSNELILKSSTWEKVSKTSNQPAVLPSSFNNSSNPDVFWLSSMQRNKSAYIEIVQAGDEGTYRYSGEVMGDDGRRVKVERNIQLVIAQVLSSNRNGKTTLTCHISSTSQVTSYEWIHVENDVNGNQTFTSVQKSTSKVLSIPKTKRQGKWVCRFYNQQQLLGNVTYHQQVMSRLEGQQKSTSGNYIATIIGLCFLFMLLVLIILQLCKNHRRRKMIMQYPAMETIVHLAANEREFRERAKVREKTQTSV